Genomic window (Mycolicibacterium smegmatis):
GAAATGCACCACCCGCACGCCGGCACCGTCAAGGTGCTCAACGCGCCGATCCGCCTGAGCGGCACGCCGAACACGACCCGCCGCCCGGCGCCGATGCTAGGCGAACACAACGAGGAGATCCTGCGCGAGCTCGGATACTCCGACGAGCAGGTCGCCGCCCTCCTCGACGAGGGGACAGTCCGATGAGCGAGAAGACCCGAACGGGGACCGACGAGATCCGCTACGACGTGAAAGGCCACGTCGCCCGCGTCACCTTCGACCGCCCGCATGTGCTCAACGCGCTCGACGCGAAGAGCACCCAGCGGTGCAACGAGATCTGGGATCAGATCGAAAACGACCCCAGTGTTCACGTCGTGGTGGTCACCGGCGCGGGCGAGAAGGCGTTCTGCACCGGCGCCGACATGTCGGTCGGCGGAGTCGGCAAGACCGGCGTTGACTACTGGGCCAGTCTCGACCCGAACGGGTTCGCGGGACTGTCGCTGCGTGAAACGCTCGACGTACCGGTGATTGCGCGGGTCAACGGCTACGCACTCGGGGGTGGGATGGAGACCGTGCTCGGCGCAGACCTCGTGATCGCCGCGGAGCACGCCACATTCGGCCTCACCGAGCCGCGGGTAGGCCGCGTTCCGCTGGACGGCGGCATGGTCAAGCTCCGCGAGCGGATTCCGCACACGCAGGCGATGTCTTTGCTGCTCACAGGGCGGAAGGCTTCGGCGCAGGAGATGGCCGACATGGGCCTGGTCAACGAGGTCGTGCCCATGGCCGAGCTCGACGCAGCCGTCGACCGTTGGGTGGACCAGATCCTCGCGTGCGCGCCCACCTCGTTGCGCGCGATCAAGCAGGTCGTCACCCGCACTGCCCATCTCTGCCCGAGGGAAGCGCATGCCGCGCGGCTGCCGGCGTTGATGGAGGCCCTGGTCAGCCCGAACGCCACCGAGGGTGTCGAAGCCTTTCAACAGAAACGCAAGCCGAACTGGAGTGACCGATGAACAAGTTGATGCAACCCGGCGTGTGGGGTGTGCTGGCCACTCCTTTCTCCGGGTCCACCCTCGAGGTCGACGACAACGGTGTCGCCGCGCTGGCCGAACACGCCCAGGCAGTCGGCGCCACCGGACTGACCGTGCTGGGTGTCTTCGGCGAAGCAGCCAAGCTGTCATGGGAAGAACGGCGCCGGGTCCTCGAGACGGTGCTCGACACCACCGAGCTGCCCCTCGTGGTGGGCTGCACCAGCCTGGCCACCGCGCCTGTCATCGACGAGGCGCGGATGGCCGTCGAGCTGGTCGGTGAACGGCTCGCCGGGGTCATGGTGCAGGCCAACAGCGCCGACCGCGCCACCCTCGCAACGCATTTGCGCGCGGTCAACGAAGCCACCGGCGCCGACGTCGTCGTGCAGGACTACCCGATCATCAGCGGTGTTCATGTGTCCGCCGGTGTGCTGGGTGACGTGGTCGCCCAATCGCCGTTTGTGACCGCGGTCAAGGCAGAAGCGCCTCCCACTCCGGTGGCCGTTGCCGAGCTGACCAGACGCGTCGACGTTCCCGTCTTCGGCGGGTTGGGCGGGATCAACCTGCTCGACGAGCTCGCGTGCGGCTCAGCCGGCGCCATGACCGGGTTCTCTTACCCCGAGGCGCTGGTCGCCACGGTCCGCGCCTGGCGGGACGGGGATCGGATGAAGGCCCGGGCTGCGCTCCTGGACCACCTGCCCCTGATCACGTTCGAGCAGCAGGTGGGCATCGCGCTGGCAGTGCGCAAGGAGTGTTTGCGCCGACGCGGACTGATCGCCGAGTCCGGCGTACGACCACCCGGGCGGAGCCTGCCCGACTGCCTGGCACCTGTCCTGGCCACACACATCGACACCGTCGAAGGACGTTGAATGGATCTGAAAATCAAGGACCGCGTCGCGCTCGTGCTCGCCTCCACCGCGGGCCTCGGAGCGGCGACCGCACGGGCACTCGCAAACGAAGGCGCCCACGTGGTCATCACCGGCCGCAACGCCGAGCGCGCCGAGCGACTCGCTGCCTCACTGCCCTCGGCGACCGCGGTCCCCGTCGACCTCACCGAACCACGAGCAGTCGAGCATCTGCTCACCGCGACGCGCGAGGCCTACGGCGAGCCCGACATCGTCGTCCTCAACGGGCCGGGCCCCAAGCCCGGCGCCGCTGCCGACCTGGACGCCGAGGACATCGACACCATCGGAGACCTACTGCTGAAAGCTCATGTGGCGCTGGTGAAGCGGACCCTGCCGCACATGCGCGCACAGGGCTGGGGACGCATCCTCGCGATCGGCTCAAGCGGTGTGCAAGACCCGCTCCCGATGCTGGTTGCCTCCAACATCGGACGTGCCGGCCTTGCGGCGTATCTGAAGACCCTCGCCTCCGAGGTGGCCGCCGATGGAGTCACCGTGAACCTGCAGCTGCCCGGCCGCATCGCCACCGACCGTGTCGCTGCCCTGGACGAGGCTGCCGCCCAACGTCAGGGCTGCAGCCCCGAGGAGGTCCGTGCCGCCTCGCAGGCGAAAATCCCGGCCGGTCGCTACGGGACGCCCGACGAATTCGGTGCGCTTGCCGCTTTCCTGTGCAGTTCCGCAGCCTCGTACATCACCGGCAGCGCCGTGCGCTGCGACGGCGGCATGCTCGCCCACCTCTAGCAGTCCTTGAGCCATACCAACCGAAAGACCCCAGGAGACAACATGATCAACGCCCAGAACCTGATCGCAGGGGCCTGG
Coding sequences:
- a CDS encoding enoyl-CoA hydratase-related protein, which codes for MSEKTRTGTDEIRYDVKGHVARVTFDRPHVLNALDAKSTQRCNEIWDQIENDPSVHVVVVTGAGEKAFCTGADMSVGGVGKTGVDYWASLDPNGFAGLSLRETLDVPVIARVNGYALGGGMETVLGADLVIAAEHATFGLTEPRVGRVPLDGGMVKLRERIPHTQAMSLLLTGRKASAQEMADMGLVNEVVPMAELDAAVDRWVDQILACAPTSLRAIKQVVTRTAHLCPREAHAARLPALMEALVSPNATEGVEAFQQKRKPNWSDR
- a CDS encoding SDR family oxidoreductase, coding for MDLKIKDRVALVLASTAGLGAATARALANEGAHVVITGRNAERAERLAASLPSATAVPVDLTEPRAVEHLLTATREAYGEPDIVVLNGPGPKPGAAADLDAEDIDTIGDLLLKAHVALVKRTLPHMRAQGWGRILAIGSSGVQDPLPMLVASNIGRAGLAAYLKTLASEVAADGVTVNLQLPGRIATDRVAALDEAAAQRQGCSPEEVRAASQAKIPAGRYGTPDEFGALAAFLCSSAASYITGSAVRCDGGMLAHL
- a CDS encoding dihydrodipicolinate synthase family protein, translating into MNKLMQPGVWGVLATPFSGSTLEVDDNGVAALAEHAQAVGATGLTVLGVFGEAAKLSWEERRRVLETVLDTTELPLVVGCTSLATAPVIDEARMAVELVGERLAGVMVQANSADRATLATHLRAVNEATGADVVVQDYPIISGVHVSAGVLGDVVAQSPFVTAVKAEAPPTPVAVAELTRRVDVPVFGGLGGINLLDELACGSAGAMTGFSYPEALVATVRAWRDGDRMKARAALLDHLPLITFEQQVGIALAVRKECLRRRGLIAESGVRPPGRSLPDCLAPVLATHIDTVEGR